A single genomic interval of Noviherbaspirillum saxi harbors:
- a CDS encoding D-amino acid dehydrogenase: MKVIVLGSGIVGTASAWFLRKAGHQVTVLERQPGAAMETSFANGGQISVSHAEPWANPGTLLKIVKWLGREDAPLLLRLRWDRQQWAWCLRFLRECTAGRVADNIRQIVAIAEYSRQTLHAVRAETGISYDALQRGILHFYTDEREFRKSLHAAALMRELGCPRNSLDADGVVSVEPALRHLRHKIVGGDFTATDESGDVHQFSTALAARAAAAGVDFRFNTTVTRLLAEGGGTCARIKGVEIIDAQGRHELLCADAYVVAAGSFSAPLLKPLGIALPIYPGKGYSATYRIVDGNAAPTVSLTDDGCKLVFSRLGNRLRVAGTCELNGYTRELNDTRCDAITRRVRELFPDACDYDNPVYWSGLRPLTPSNVPYIGKTKFGNLFLNTGHGTLGWTMGCGSGRAIADIVSGRRPEVDFVFTGMPRVSPARRIQTSMARTS; encoded by the coding sequence ATGAAAGTCATCGTTCTCGGTTCCGGCATCGTCGGTACGGCGTCAGCGTGGTTCTTGCGCAAGGCCGGGCACCAGGTGACGGTACTGGAACGCCAGCCGGGTGCCGCGATGGAAACCAGCTTTGCAAACGGCGGCCAGATTTCAGTGTCGCATGCAGAGCCCTGGGCCAATCCGGGAACATTGCTCAAGATCGTCAAATGGCTGGGACGGGAAGATGCCCCGCTCTTGCTGCGCTTGCGCTGGGACCGACAGCAATGGGCCTGGTGCCTGCGCTTTCTGCGGGAATGCACAGCTGGGCGCGTGGCCGACAATATTCGACAGATCGTGGCGATTGCCGAGTACAGCCGCCAGACGCTGCACGCGGTACGTGCCGAGACCGGGATAAGCTATGACGCACTTCAGCGCGGGATCCTGCATTTCTATACGGATGAACGGGAGTTCCGCAAGTCGCTGCACGCCGCCGCACTGATGCGCGAGCTGGGTTGTCCGCGCAACTCGCTGGACGCCGACGGCGTGGTGAGCGTAGAACCGGCCCTAAGGCATCTGCGCCACAAGATCGTCGGCGGCGACTTCACTGCGACAGACGAATCGGGCGATGTCCATCAATTCAGCACGGCGCTGGCAGCCAGGGCGGCGGCGGCCGGCGTGGATTTTCGGTTCAACACGACGGTGACCCGCCTGCTGGCCGAGGGCGGCGGCACGTGTGCAAGGATCAAGGGCGTGGAAATCATTGACGCGCAAGGGCGGCATGAACTGCTTTGCGCGGACGCTTATGTGGTCGCAGCCGGCAGCTTTTCCGCGCCCTTGCTCAAGCCGCTCGGTATCGCCTTGCCCATCTATCCCGGCAAGGGCTATTCGGCGACCTACCGGATTGTCGATGGAAATGCCGCGCCGACCGTGTCGTTGACCGACGATGGATGCAAGCTGGTATTTTCGCGGCTCGGGAACAGGCTTCGCGTGGCCGGCACCTGCGAGCTCAATGGCTACACCCGGGAACTGAACGACACCCGATGCGACGCGATCACGCGGCGCGTACGCGAACTCTTTCCAGATGCCTGCGATTACGACAACCCGGTGTACTGGTCCGGTCTGCGCCCGCTGACGCCATCGAATGTGCCGTATATCGGCAAGACGAAGTTCGGAAACCTCTTCCTCAATACCGGACACGGCACGCTGGGGTGGACCATGGGCTGCGGCTCGGGGCGTGCGATTGCGGACATCGTCAGCGGTCGTCGGCCCGAAGTCGATTTTGTTTTTACGGGCATGCCGCGCGTATCGCCCGCACGGCGGATACAAACGAGCATGGCTCGAACCAGTTAA
- the panD gene encoding aspartate 1-decarboxylase, with amino-acid sequence MQRIMLRSKIHRVAVTQCDLHYEGSCGIDENLLDAADIREFEKIDIWNINNGERFSTYAIKGKRGSGEISLNGAASRKAHLGDLLIIATFAPMSDAESETYVPKIVFVDESNQLAALKT; translated from the coding sequence ATGCAAAGAATCATGCTGCGCTCCAAGATCCATCGAGTCGCCGTTACGCAATGCGACTTGCACTATGAAGGTTCCTGCGGCATCGATGAAAACCTGCTTGACGCCGCCGACATCCGTGAATTCGAGAAGATCGACATCTGGAACATCAACAATGGCGAGCGTTTCTCCACTTATGCGATCAAGGGCAAGAGAGGCAGCGGAGAAATTTCGCTCAACGGCGCCGCATCGCGCAAAGCCCATTTGGGAGATCTGCTCATCATTGCCACGTTTGCGCCGATGAGCGACGCGGAGTCCGAAACCTACGTGCCGAAGATTGTCTTTGTCGATGAAAGCAACCAGCTTGCCGCCTTGAAAACCTGA
- a CDS encoding CBS domain-containing protein, producing MTRDVQIANPDQSIVDAARMMADCDCGILPVGENDRLVGMITDRDIVVRALAQGKTDTATIRDVMTQDVKYCFEDDDVEEVTRNMGDLQIRRLPVLNQDKRLVGIVSLGDVSDASEPNSAAEALSSISQPASQTAGGGQRPH from the coding sequence ATGACACGCGATGTACAAATCGCGAATCCCGATCAAAGCATTGTCGATGCAGCCAGAATGATGGCCGATTGCGACTGCGGCATCCTGCCAGTCGGCGAAAACGATCGCCTGGTAGGGATGATCACGGATCGGGACATCGTCGTTCGTGCACTTGCGCAGGGTAAAACCGACACCGCGACGATCCGTGACGTCATGACACAGGACGTGAAATACTGCTTTGAAGATGACGATGTCGAAGAAGTGACCCGTAACATGGGAGACTTGCAGATTCGGCGGCTGCCGGTTCTGAATCAGGATAAGCGCCTGGTTGGCATCGTATCGCTCGGGGACGTCAGTGATGCCAGTGAACCGAACTCCGCCGCCGAAGCGCTTTCTTCGATTTCACAACCTGCATCGCAAACCGCGGGCGGCGGGCAGCGCCCGCATTGA
- the thiC gene encoding phosphomethylpyrimidine synthase ThiC produces the protein MNAHPPFLAATATVDEAAIQPLPNSRKIYVQGSRPDIRVPMREISQADTPASFGAEKNPPITVYDTSGPYSDPAVKIDIRSGLAAVRAGWIAERHDTEELPGPTSHYGVERLNDPKLAELRFNLHRKPRRALAGKNVTQMHYARQGIITPEMEYIAIRENLRRREYLDGLKASGPMGQKLADLMGRQHPGHSFGAAIPAEITPEFVRSEIACGRAIIPANINHPEIEPMIIGRNFLVKINANIGNSAVTSSIGEEVEKMTWAIRWGGDTVMDLSTGKHIHETREWIIRNAPVPIGTVPIYQALEKVNGKAEDLTWEIFRDTLIEQAEQGVDYFTIHAGVRLQYVPLTAKRMTGIVSRGGSIMAKWCLAHHKESFLYEHFEDICAIMKAYDVSFSLGDGLRPGSIYDANDEAQLGELKTLGELTQIAWKHDVQVMIEGPGHVPMHLIKENMDLQLEQCHEAPFYTLGPLTTDIAPGYDHITSGIGAAMIGWYGTAMLCYVTPKEHLGLPNKDDVKEGIITYKLAAHAADLAKGHPGAQIRDNALSKARFEFRWEDQFNIGLDPDKAREFHDETLPKDSAKVAHFCSMCGPHFCSMKITQDVRDYAASQGISDEQALKKGMEVKAVEFVKSGAELYRKQ, from the coding sequence ATGAACGCCCATCCGCCATTCCTCGCCGCGACCGCCACGGTCGACGAAGCCGCCATCCAGCCGCTGCCCAATTCCCGCAAGATTTATGTCCAGGGCTCGCGCCCCGATATTCGCGTGCCCATGCGCGAAATCAGCCAGGCCGATACGCCGGCATCGTTCGGCGCGGAAAAGAACCCGCCGATCACCGTCTATGACACCTCCGGTCCCTACAGCGACCCGGCGGTCAAGATCGACATCCGCTCCGGGCTGGCCGCAGTGCGTGCCGGCTGGATCGCCGAACGCCACGATACCGAAGAATTGCCCGGCCCGACCTCGCACTACGGCGTCGAGCGCCTGAACGACCCCAAGTTGGCCGAGCTGCGCTTCAATTTGCACCGCAAGCCGCGCCGCGCGCTGGCCGGCAAGAATGTGACCCAGATGCACTATGCGCGCCAGGGCATCATCACGCCGGAAATGGAATACATCGCGATCCGCGAAAACCTGCGCCGGCGCGAGTATCTGGACGGCCTCAAGGCCTCCGGTCCGATGGGACAAAAACTGGCCGACCTGATGGGGCGCCAGCATCCCGGCCACAGCTTCGGCGCGGCGATTCCTGCCGAGATCACGCCGGAATTCGTGCGCTCCGAAATCGCCTGCGGCCGCGCCATCATTCCCGCCAACATCAATCACCCGGAAATCGAACCGATGATCATCGGCCGCAATTTCCTGGTCAAGATCAATGCCAATATCGGCAACTCCGCCGTCACCTCGTCGATCGGCGAAGAAGTCGAAAAAATGACCTGGGCCATCCGCTGGGGCGGCGATACCGTGATGGACCTGTCGACCGGCAAGCACATCCACGAAACGCGCGAATGGATCATCCGCAATGCACCGGTGCCGATCGGGACCGTGCCGATTTACCAGGCGCTGGAAAAGGTCAATGGCAAGGCCGAAGACCTGACCTGGGAAATCTTCCGCGACACGCTGATCGAGCAGGCCGAGCAAGGCGTCGACTACTTCACGATCCATGCCGGCGTGCGGCTGCAATATGTGCCGCTGACGGCCAAGCGCATGACCGGTATCGTGTCGCGCGGCGGCTCGATCATGGCGAAATGGTGTCTCGCGCATCACAAGGAATCCTTCCTGTACGAACATTTCGAAGATATCTGCGCCATCATGAAAGCCTATGACGTGTCGTTCTCGCTGGGCGACGGCTTGCGCCCGGGCTCGATTTACGATGCCAACGACGAAGCGCAGCTGGGCGAACTGAAGACGCTGGGCGAACTCACGCAGATCGCCTGGAAGCATGATGTGCAAGTGATGATCGAAGGGCCCGGCCATGTGCCGATGCACCTGATCAAGGAAAACATGGACTTGCAGCTGGAGCAGTGCCATGAAGCGCCGTTCTATACGCTCGGGCCGCTGACCACCGACATCGCACCGGGCTACGACCACATCACCTCCGGCATCGGTGCGGCCATGATCGGCTGGTACGGTACCGCGATGCTGTGCTACGTCACACCGAAGGAACACCTGGGCTTGCCCAACAAGGACGATGTCAAGGAAGGCATCATCACCTACAAGCTGGCGGCGCATGCGGCTGATCTTGCGAAGGGGCATCCGGGCGCGCAGATCCGCGACAACGCGTTGTCGAAAGCGCGTTTCGAATTCCGCTGGGAAGACCAGTTCAACATCGGTCTCGATCCGGACAAGGCGCGCGAATTCCATGACGAGACCTTGCCCAAGGATTCGGCGAAAGTCGCGCACTTCTGTTCGATGTGCGGCCCGCATTTCTGCTCGATGAAGATCACCCAGGATGTGCGCGACTATGCGGCCAGCCAGGGCATTTCGGATGAGCAGGCGCTGAAGAAAGGCATGGAAGTCAAGGCGGTCGAATTCGTCAAGAGCGGCGCCGAACTCTATCGCAAGCAGTAA
- a CDS encoding YeiH family protein, with protein sequence MKSPSLATSRPPYMNIPYLSSAIAIWRPRSVRRNWPGIAVATAIALSATFISTSYGGPQLLYALFFGLAFHFLANDANAQPGIEFCSKVLLRTGVALLGARITFAQIASVGIAPLVIVIGALILTICFGYLLSRWLKRPATEGLLSGGSVAICGASAALAISAVLPQTKENEKFTLLTVVGVTTLSTLAMIIYPLLVKLLGLDMTEAGVFIGGTIHDVAQVVGAGYLVSNHTGDVATFVKLTRVACLVPVVLTLAILFKSKDGKTEIDAPPLVPFFLIGFVWLVLTNSMGFIPQQVSGWINDASRACLVTAIAALGVKTSFQSLASLGWRPVFMLMMETVWIALLVAGALLLGR encoded by the coding sequence ATGAAATCCCCATCCTTGGCTACTTCACGCCCGCCCTACATGAACATTCCCTATCTCTCTTCCGCCATCGCAATCTGGCGGCCGCGCTCAGTGCGGCGCAACTGGCCGGGGATCGCGGTGGCAACCGCGATTGCTTTGTCGGCGACTTTCATTTCGACGAGCTATGGCGGTCCGCAACTGCTCTACGCCTTGTTCTTCGGCCTTGCCTTCCATTTCCTGGCAAACGATGCGAATGCCCAGCCCGGAATCGAGTTTTGTTCCAAGGTCCTGCTGCGCACCGGCGTCGCGCTATTGGGCGCGCGTATCACCTTTGCGCAGATCGCTTCGGTCGGTATCGCGCCGCTGGTCATCGTGATCGGCGCCCTCATCCTGACGATCTGCTTCGGTTATCTGCTGTCGCGCTGGCTCAAGCGTCCGGCGACCGAAGGATTGCTGTCGGGCGGCTCGGTCGCCATCTGCGGCGCGTCGGCGGCGCTCGCGATCTCGGCGGTCCTGCCGCAAACCAAGGAAAACGAAAAGTTCACCCTGCTCACGGTGGTTGGCGTGACCACACTGTCGACGCTTGCGATGATCATCTATCCGTTGCTGGTCAAACTGCTCGGACTCGATATGACCGAAGCGGGCGTCTTCATCGGCGGCACCATTCATGACGTGGCGCAGGTTGTCGGTGCCGGTTATCTGGTCTCCAACCACACCGGCGATGTCGCCACCTTCGTCAAATTGACTCGCGTGGCCTGCCTTGTACCCGTGGTGCTGACACTCGCTATCCTCTTCAAAAGCAAGGATGGCAAGACCGAAATCGATGCACCTCCGCTGGTGCCGTTCTTTCTGATCGGCTTCGTCTGGCTGGTGCTCACCAACAGCATGGGCTTTATCCCGCAACAGGTCAGCGGCTGGATCAACGATGCCTCCCGCGCCTGCCTGGTCACGGCAATTGCCGCCCTCGGCGTGAAGACCTCTTTCCAGTCGCTCGCGTCGCTCGGCTGGCGTCCCGTGTTTATGCTGATGATGGAAACGGTCTGGATCGCACTACTGGTGGCAGGCGCCCTGCTGCTGGGCCGATGA
- a CDS encoding SDR family NAD(P)-dependent oxidoreductase produces the protein MAEQRLSGELAIVTGSDSGIGQATAIAFAREGADVIVTYLHDRKGAERTAGEIEGAGRKAAAFQLDQRDSKNVQRFFQEVKSTMGVPTVLVNNAGIDALGKPVKDMTDADWDDVIRTNLSGPFYCCREFIRGIDGTGRHGTIINITSVHQEIPRAGASGYDASKGGLRNLTTTLALELAEKNINVNNIAPGMVLTPMNQSAVEDPEVLKRQVQSIPMKRAAKPEEIAHVAVFLASEQARYIHGATIFVDGALMLFQGQGA, from the coding sequence ATGGCAGAACAACGATTAAGCGGCGAGCTGGCGATCGTTACTGGTTCCGATTCCGGTATCGGACAGGCGACTGCAATAGCATTTGCAAGGGAAGGAGCGGACGTGATCGTGACCTATCTGCATGACAGAAAGGGCGCGGAACGCACGGCAGGAGAGATCGAGGGTGCCGGCCGGAAGGCGGCGGCGTTTCAGCTTGATCAGCGGGATTCAAAAAACGTGCAGCGGTTTTTCCAGGAAGTAAAGTCAACAATGGGAGTGCCGACCGTCCTCGTGAATAACGCGGGAATCGATGCCTTGGGCAAGCCGGTCAAGGACATGACGGACGCGGACTGGGACGATGTGATCCGGACCAACCTTTCCGGCCCCTTCTATTGCTGCCGAGAATTCATTCGCGGAATCGATGGTACCGGCCGGCACGGCACCATCATCAATATCACCAGCGTGCACCAGGAAATTCCGCGCGCCGGCGCATCCGGCTATGACGCCTCCAAGGGCGGCTTGCGCAACCTGACGACGACGCTCGCGCTGGAACTGGCGGAAAAAAACATCAACGTCAACAACATTGCTCCAGGCATGGTGTTAACACCCATGAACCAGTCTGCGGTTGAGGACCCGGAAGTGCTCAAGCGGCAGGTGCAATCGATTCCGATGAAGCGTGCGGCGAAGCCCGAGGAAATAGCCCATGTCGCCGTATTCCTGGCTTCCGAACAGGCGCGTTATATCCATGGCGCTACGATCTTCGTGGATGGCGCACTCATGCTGTTTCAAGGGCAAGGCGCGTAA
- the thiE gene encoding thiamine phosphate synthase codes for MRGLYLVTPDWHDTAKLLDITEQALAGGASLVQYRNKTADTALRYEQASQLQALCRRYARPFIVNDFVKLCIELDTDGIHVGANDTPIAAIRSAIGSDKIVGATCYGDLDIACRARQAGASYVAFGGFYPSLVKKYPSTTSPGIVSRAKAQIGLPLVVIGGMTTGNAQPLLVAGADMVAAISSIYLAKNPLAAARDFVALFDTAASTESIGYE; via the coding sequence ATGAGAGGCTTGTATCTTGTGACGCCGGACTGGCACGATACGGCGAAGCTGCTCGACATCACCGAACAGGCGCTGGCCGGCGGCGCCTCTCTCGTGCAATACCGCAACAAGACGGCCGACACGGCACTGCGCTACGAACAGGCCTCGCAGTTGCAAGCGCTTTGCCGCCGTTATGCACGACCATTCATCGTCAACGACTTCGTCAAACTCTGCATTGAACTCGATACCGATGGCATACATGTCGGCGCCAACGATACGCCGATTGCCGCCATCCGCTCGGCCATCGGCAGTGACAAGATCGTCGGTGCGACCTGCTATGGCGACCTTGACATCGCTTGCCGAGCCCGGCAAGCGGGCGCGAGCTATGTGGCGTTTGGCGGCTTTTATCCCTCGCTTGTGAAGAAATATCCCAGCACCACTTCTCCCGGCATCGTCAGCCGGGCGAAGGCGCAGATCGGGCTTCCGCTTGTGGTCATTGGCGGCATGACGACGGGAAATGCACAACCGCTGCTTGTGGCCGGTGCGGATATGGTCGCGGCCATCAGCAGCATTTATCTGGCCAAGAATCCGCTTGCCGCCGCACGCGACTTTGTCGCGCTGTTCGATACTGCGGCGTCAACGGAAAGTATCGGCTACGAATAA
- a CDS encoding YbhB/YbcL family Raf kinase inhibitor-like protein, protein MTFRLTSSAFENGADIPPVHTCDGSEISPPLSWSGVPDGTKSLALIIEDPDAPDPAAPQRVFTHWVLYNIPAHVIEIGAGASPQHLPAGTLEGLNDWKRPGFGGPCPPIGKHRYFHRLYALDAILPDLGNPAKSELQQAMQAHVVATAELIGTYQRKQ, encoded by the coding sequence ATGACCTTCAGGCTTACTTCGTCTGCCTTCGAGAACGGCGCCGACATTCCCCCTGTTCACACCTGCGATGGCAGTGAAATATCTCCGCCGCTGTCCTGGTCCGGAGTGCCGGACGGAACGAAAAGTCTTGCCCTGATTATCGAGGATCCCGACGCACCGGACCCTGCGGCGCCGCAGCGCGTCTTTACCCACTGGGTCCTCTATAACATCCCTGCCCACGTGATAGAAATCGGCGCCGGCGCGTCACCGCAGCACCTTCCTGCCGGAACGCTGGAAGGGCTGAACGACTGGAAACGTCCAGGCTTCGGCGGTCCTTGTCCGCCGATCGGCAAGCATCGCTATTTCCATCGGCTCTATGCACTGGATGCCATCCTGCCCGATCTCGGCAATCCGGCCAAAAGCGAATTGCAGCAAGCGATGCAAGCTCACGTTGTCGCGACGGCAGAGTTGATTGGCACGTATCAACGCAAGCAATGA
- the thiS gene encoding sulfur carrier protein ThiS, which yields MEINLNGKAHPVTAPCSVQDLVTSIGLQGKGLAVAINRHIVPRYQWQQHLLQPRDRVEIVHAIGGG from the coding sequence ATGGAAATCAACTTGAATGGAAAAGCGCATCCGGTCACGGCTCCGTGCAGCGTGCAGGACCTGGTCACCTCTATCGGCTTGCAGGGAAAAGGACTTGCCGTCGCCATCAATCGCCATATCGTTCCGCGCTACCAGTGGCAACAGCACCTGCTGCAGCCGCGCGACCGCGTCGAGATTGTGCACGCCATCGGTGGCGGTTAG
- a CDS encoding thiazole synthase — translation MTPDQDIPGRPAHDGLTIAGKTYRSRLLVGTGRYRDLEETRTAIEASGTEIVTVTIRRVNIGQAADEPNLLDYVPPSRYTILPNTGGCYNAKDAVYTLQLARELLGGHKLVKLEVLGDEKTLFPNMPETLKAAEILVKDGFDVMAYCSDDPIQARLLESLGCVAVMPLASLIGSGMGILNPWNLSLIIEQSKIPVLVDAGIGTASDATIAMELGCDAVLMNTAIAGAKDPIRMARAMKLAVEAGRDAYLAGRIPKRFAASPSSPMEGRTT, via the coding sequence ATGACACCTGATCAAGACATTCCAGGCCGCCCGGCCCACGATGGACTAACCATCGCCGGCAAGACCTACCGCTCCCGCCTGCTGGTTGGCACCGGCAGGTATCGCGACCTGGAAGAAACGCGAACCGCCATCGAAGCGAGCGGCACCGAGATCGTCACGGTCACGATCCGGCGTGTCAACATCGGCCAGGCGGCCGATGAACCCAACCTGCTGGATTACGTACCGCCGTCGCGCTACACGATCCTTCCCAATACCGGAGGCTGCTACAACGCCAAAGACGCGGTCTACACCTTGCAACTCGCGCGCGAGCTATTGGGCGGCCACAAGCTCGTCAAGCTCGAAGTGCTGGGCGACGAAAAGACGCTGTTCCCGAACATGCCGGAAACGCTGAAGGCAGCGGAAATTCTCGTCAAGGATGGTTTCGATGTAATGGCTTATTGCAGCGACGATCCGATCCAGGCCAGGCTCCTCGAAAGCCTGGGCTGCGTCGCGGTGATGCCGCTGGCCTCGCTGATCGGCTCCGGCATGGGCATCCTCAATCCGTGGAACCTGTCGCTGATCATCGAACAGTCGAAGATCCCCGTATTGGTCGACGCAGGCATCGGCACCGCATCGGATGCAACCATTGCGATGGAGCTGGGTTGCGACGCCGTATTGATGAACACCGCAATTGCCGGCGCGAAGGATCCGATCCGCATGGCGCGTGCTATGAAGCTCGCTGTCGAAGCCGGGCGCGATGCCTATCTGGCCGGACGCATTCCCAAGCGCTTTGCGGCATCGCCATCATCACCGATGGAAGGACGCACGACATGA
- a CDS encoding amino acid permease, with amino-acid sequence MITEKDQSGGLQHGLKQRHMTMIAIGGVIGAGLFVGSGVVAKAAGPAVILSFLLTGGLVVLIMRMLGELASSMPVIGSFYEYARVAFEDRPKVSQFLGFMSGWMYWYFWVVVVALEAIAGAKLINFWLPDLAPWTISLGLLVMMTFLNMFSVKSFGEFEFWFASIKVVAIIVFLGLAALFLTGMLPNSVPGLGHFLTAGGFLPNGWAPVLSGAVAATAFYSGAEIVTIAAAETADPAKAVARATNSVIYRVLFFYVASLFVIVCIVPWNSDAITTPFVSALETMNIPYASHIMNAIILTAVLSALNSSLYASSRMIFALTRRGDAPTSLVKLSRNGVPVRAILFSTLFAYAAIGVSYVSADVVFPFIVNSYGTLILFVYLLIAVSQLRIRARLERESPERIKVRMWLYPYLTYFAIAAMLLILGAMSVSPDAEQRLSFWFGLGSVGVLMALYALTQKMRKIDPKAFVACPAAVDQSQLGI; translated from the coding sequence ATGATTACCGAGAAAGATCAATCCGGCGGCTTGCAGCACGGCCTCAAGCAACGCCATATGACAATGATTGCGATAGGAGGCGTCATCGGCGCCGGCCTGTTCGTCGGCAGCGGCGTGGTTGCCAAGGCGGCGGGACCCGCGGTCATCTTGTCCTTTTTGCTGACGGGCGGCCTGGTGGTGCTGATCATGCGCATGCTGGGCGAGCTGGCGTCCTCGATGCCGGTCATCGGCTCGTTTTATGAATACGCCAGAGTGGCATTTGAAGACCGGCCCAAGGTATCGCAATTCCTCGGCTTCATGAGCGGCTGGATGTACTGGTACTTCTGGGTGGTGGTGGTCGCCCTGGAAGCCATTGCCGGCGCAAAGCTGATCAATTTCTGGCTGCCTGACCTGGCGCCCTGGACCATCAGCCTCGGCCTGTTGGTGATGATGACCTTCCTCAACATGTTTTCGGTGAAGTCGTTCGGTGAATTCGAATTCTGGTTCGCATCGATCAAGGTCGTGGCCATCATCGTTTTCCTCGGGCTGGCTGCGTTATTCCTGACCGGCATGCTGCCCAACAGCGTACCGGGCCTGGGCCATTTCCTCACCGCCGGCGGCTTCCTGCCCAATGGCTGGGCGCCTGTACTCAGCGGCGCGGTTGCCGCGACGGCCTTCTATTCCGGTGCGGAAATCGTCACCATTGCCGCCGCCGAAACCGCCGATCCGGCAAAGGCGGTTGCACGGGCAACCAATTCGGTAATCTACCGCGTGCTGTTTTTCTATGTGGCGTCGCTGTTCGTCATCGTCTGCATCGTGCCCTGGAATTCCGACGCGATCACCACGCCCTTTGTCAGTGCGCTGGAGACAATGAACATCCCGTATGCGTCGCACATCATGAATGCGATCATCCTGACGGCGGTATTGTCGGCACTCAACTCCAGCCTGTACGCTTCGTCGCGCATGATCTTTGCGCTGACACGCCGCGGCGACGCACCGACCAGCCTCGTCAAGCTCAGCAGAAATGGCGTGCCGGTACGCGCGATCCTGTTCAGCACCTTGTTTGCGTATGCCGCGATCGGCGTCTCCTATGTGTCGGCCGACGTCGTGTTCCCGTTCATCGTCAATTCCTACGGCACGCTGATCCTGTTCGTCTACCTGTTGATCGCCGTTTCGCAATTGCGCATTCGTGCCCGCCTAGAAAGAGAAAGCCCGGAGCGCATCAAGGTCCGCATGTGGCTGTACCCATATCTCACTTACTTCGCCATCGCCGCGATGTTGCTCATCCTCGGCGCGATGAGTGTGTCGCCCGATGCCGAACAACGCCTGTCGTTCTGGTTCGGCTTGGGCAGCGTCGGTGTATTGATGGCGCTCTATGCACTGACGCAAAAGATGCGCAAGATCGATCCCAAGGCCTTTGTCGCCTGTCCGGCTGCGGTCGATCAATCGCAGCTCGGAATCTGA